A region of the Chlamydia felis Fe/C-56 genome:
GGTCTATAGTTGCTATTTATTCTGTATGCTCAGGAGTTGAATACTTTTGGGTGAATAAAAATCATGTATTGCAGAGAGCAAAAATTAAGCCTGGAGATCATAATAGGGAATTATAAATTTCTAGGTAATGCATAGCCATAGTTGACAGCCCCGAAGATCGAAGCATACCTTCTTCTACAAGTTGAAACCACACATCGGGTTCGTGTCTGTAGGTAGTAACTGCCTGAGATAACATACGGAAGAAATCATTAAAGTTGTCTGCATGAGAGAAGGTAAAACCATTAATGCCTGGGGTTACGGTGTCAGCAAGGCCTCCAGTAGCCCTAGCTAAGGGTACGGTTCCATAACGCATTCCAATCAGTTGGGTAAGGCCACAGGGTTCAAAATGCGAAGGAATACACAGCATATCCGCAGCACCATATAGTAATCGGGCTAGAGGTTCGTTATAATCCAAAATGATTCGAACATTTGGGGACATGGTTAAAGATTCCTGTAAATTTGAAAATTTTCTTTGTGTTTCCTCATCATAACATTTCCCCACAAGGATGAAAGCGTACCCATTTTCCATGGCATGAAGAATAGCAGCTTTCATAAACTCAGGACCTTTTTGTTCCACAATCCGAGAAATGATACACAGCAAAGGGGAGTGTTCAGGAGACATCCCTAATTTTTCATACAAGGCTACTTTGTTTTCTTCTTTCTTCGTGAATAAGATTTCGGGAGAATCAAGTAAATTCTTGCCGTAGTTCGCGACTAAAGAGGAATCTGTTTCTGGATTCCATATGTTGTCGTCTATACCGTTCAAAATACCTCTAAAAACATGGCGTCTAGCCATGATAGCGTCATGCATTTCATAGTCAGAGTAGTCGTGAAGAATATCCTGAGCATATGTAGGAGATACTGTTGTAATATAGTCAGAACAATATAAAGCTCCCTTTAGCAATACGCTAACTTGGGGATCTCTAAATAACTGGTAATTGCTCAAGCCAAACTCACTTATCCCAGAGGCTCCTAGTAATTGTGTGCTGCAATAGCCTCGATAACTAAAGTTGTGAATTGTAAAAATTCTTTTGGGATAATGTTGTCTGTTGGGCTCCTTTAACAGGCCTGGCAAAAGTCCCGTATGCCAGTCATGCATATGCACAATATCTACGTGATTTAATTTTTGAATATAGGCAGCAGCAGCAGCAGAAAAAGCACTAAAGCGTAGCGTATCATCCTGAGTGTAGATGGTAGATGTTGAGAAAAGCTCTAACTGTGAATCCAATGTAATCACCGTAAGAATCATTCCCTCATATGAATAAGAAATAGAAGAGGCGTGTTGTCTTCCTAAAAATTCATAGGCGAAAACTTTTTCATCAATTACTTGAGAAGAAACAGTAGGAAATATGCAGGGGTAGAAGGGAAGTAGGACTTCGACGTCGTGGCTCGCAGACAAGGCTTTTGATAAACTATAGACAGCATCTCCTAATCCACCAGCTTTAATAAAAGGAGCGAATTCTACTGCAGCTTGTATGATTTTCATAATCTTCTCTTTTCATTAATTATCTGTGCGTCATAGCAAGCAAAGAATAAAAATCACAAGACGAAAAGGCCCGTTTTTTGACGTTACGTTTTGACGTTATGGTAAAATTCTTAATGACTTTGAAATTTTCCTATTTTCAAAAACTGAAGATTAGATAAAATATGGCCTTATGTTGGGGTGTAGCCAAGCGGTAAGGCAGCGGTTTTTGGTACCGTGCATCGGAGGTTCGAATCCTTTCACCCCAAGGTTTCTGTTATTTCTTTTTTTTATCCTCCCCCTTACTAATTTTTTCGTTGCATAAAGGAAAGCTTCATTTTAGGGAAAAGATTGACTTTTTCCGAGATAGAGCTATAATTTTGCCTCGAAAACTGTTCAGATATATGTTCTAGACATGACAGTCGATGGTCCCCAGAGAAAAACCATTCTAGCTTTAGGAAAGAATGGCTTTAAAGGGTTCTTTTAGCTCAAGATTATGGAGAATAGCACATTATGGAGCTCGTAGTTACAAGTCGCGAGACTGATAAAAAATCTTTGCTTAAAAAAATTCGTCAAACAGGAGGCATTCCTGCTGTTATTTATTCCGGCGGAAAGAGCGTGGCAAATATCGTTGTTGATGCTCACGTATTTAGCAAATTTTTATCTGGCCTAGAAAGCGGTGCGCTATCTTCTACAATTTTTTCTTTATCTTACGAAGGTCGTATAATTAGGGCCCTAGTTAAAGATATTCAATATCAAGTGACCACATATCAAGTGATCCATTTAGATTTTGAAGAACTTATAGAAGATCGTGATGTGAAATTAAATATTCCAATTCGCTGCATTAATGCTGTGGATTGTGTTGGCGTGAAATTAGGTGGATCCCTAAGACAGGTTATCCGTGCTTTGCGCGTTGTATGTAAACCTAAAGATATTGTTCCTTTCTTAGAATTGGATGTTCGCTCATTGGGATTGTCTCAGACAAGAAAATTGTCCGATATTAATATCCCTGCAGGACTTCGTCCTATTACTCCTCTTAAGGAAGTTGTCGTAACAGTATCTAGAAGATAATCTAATTATGACGATGCTGGTTGTTGCCATAGGAAATCCGGGACGTCAATATACATGGACGCGACATAATATAGGGTTTCTATGTGCAGACAGGCTGCTTCAGGAGTTTTCCGGAGTGCATTTTAAAGAAACTCCGAAATTATTTTCCGATATCGCCAAAGTTGAATCTTCCCAAGGGACTGTGATTTTCATTAAACCTAGGACCTACGTCAATCTAAGCGGTAAGGCTGTTTTAGCAGTTAAGGAATATTATAATATTGCAACGGATCGTATTCTAGTTCTCGCTGATGACGTGAATCAACCTTTCGGTAAAGTTCGTCTTCGCCAAAGTGCTGGTGGTGGCGGACACAAAGGGATAAAAAGTATCACACAAAGCTTAGGTTCTAATGATTATTGGCAGTTGCGTTTGGGTGTCGGTCGACCTCAAAGAGAAGATGTAGAATTGTCAGACTTTGTTCTCGGACAATTTACTGAAGAAGAACAGATTGGAATACAATCTTTATTTATCGAGGCCTGGGCGTTATTTTCTCAATGGTGTTCCGGGACTCAAACTGCCTAGGAGATCCCGAAGTAATTTTTATAGACCGGGATATCTTAGGGAAATAAACTACTCTAGCTATGTTTAGGAGTTTTTAATGAAAGAAAAAACAACCCAACTTTATGAAGGAGCGTATGTATTTAGTGTTACTCTGAGTGAGGAAGCTAGACGCAAAGCTTTGGAGAAGGTAACTTCAGGCATCATAAATTATGGTGGCGAAATTCTAAAAATTCATGATCAGGGACGCAAAAAATTAGCGTACACTATTCGTGGAGCTAGAGAGGGTTACTATTATCTTATCTATTTCTCAGTAGTTCCTGGAGTAATAGCTGAATTGTGGAAAGAATATCATCTCAATGAAGATCTTCTTAGATTCTTAACCCTTAAAACTGATGCGGTCAAAGAAGTCTTAGAGTTCGCATCGTTACCAGAATAATTTTTTAAGGAGAAAACATGAATAAGCCTGTTCATAATAATGAACACAGAAGGAAGCGTTTTAATAAGAAGTGTCCTTTTGTTTCCGCAGGTTGGAAAACAATCGATTACAAAGATACGGAAACTTTAAAAAAATTCATTACGGAAAGAGGTAAGATCTTACCCAGAAGAATAACAGGTGTCTCTTCCCGCTTCCAAGGTATTCTTACCCTAGCTATTAAGAGAGCGCGTCATATAGGGTTTCTACCTTTTGTAGGAGAAGATTAATTTAGAGGAAGAGAAACAAAATGAAACAACAACTACTTTTACTAGAGGATGTTGATGGTTTAGGTCGTAGTGGCGATATTGTAACCGCACGTCCTGGTTATGTCCGGAACTATCTTTTGCCTCAGAAGAAAGCTATCATAGCAGGAGCTGGAACTTTGCGCTTACAAGCAAAGCTAAAAGAAGAACGGTTGCTTCGTGCTGCAGAGGATAGAGCAGAGTCTGAAAAATTAGCAGAGCTTCTCAAGGATCTCGTGCTTGAGTTTCAGGTTCGTGTAGATCCCGATAACAATATGTATGGTTCTGTCACAATTAGTGATATTATTGCTGAGGCAGCTAAGAAAAATGTTATTCTTACACGTAAGAATTTCCCAAACGCTCATTATGCGATTAAAAATCTCGGAAAGAAAAGCGTGCCTTTAAAATTAAAAGAAGGTGTTACCGCAACTTTGTTTGTTGAAGTATCTTCCGAAAGCGCATATATTGCCGTTCTTAATCAACAGTCGTCTCAAGAACAGACGGTTGCTGCTGAAGAGTTGGAGTAGACATCCTTGGGTGAGGAGCTTTGCTCCTTGCCTATACAACAATTGGTTTTATGGATCTTTTTTCTCCAGCAAAACTGAATCTTTTTTTAAAGCTTCACGGAAAAACTTCTCATGGTTTTCATGAGATGACCACTCAGTATCAAGTCATTGACTTCGGAGACAATCTTTATTTAGAGAGTAGTAATGAAGACTCTCTTGTATGTAATCTCCCAGAATTAAATACCCCACAGAATCTCATATGGAAAAGTCTTCAGGTTTTCAGAGACTATACACAGATACGTAGTCCTGTAGCTTGGCGGTTACATAAGCGAATCCCTATCGGAGCTGGTGTGGGAGGCGGTAGCAGCAACGCTGCAACAGCCCTTTATGCTTTAAACGAGCATTTTCAAACACAACTACCCAATAGTGTTCTTCAGGAATTAGGAAAAAAAATTGGTATGGACGTGCCTCTGTTTTTTTCTTCAGGGTCCGCTATAGGAGTAGGATGTGGTGAGAAAATCCTTCCTTATAAAGACTGCAAAAGAGAAGAGAGATTCGTACTATATTTTTCTGATCAAGGAGTCCTTACTAAAGATGCCTTTTCTTACGTACGTTCCGAAGACTTCTCTCAAAGGGAAGAAAATATCTCTTTATACAAAAAAGAAAATGATTTAGAGAAGTCTGTATTTCGTTTCCGTCGGGATCTGGAAGAGAAAAAACAAATGCTAAAAAAGATGTGGAGTCCTTTTCATGCTCATGTCTGTATGTCCGGAGCTGGGGCAACTTTATTTGTAAGCTATCCCAGGAAACTGGAAATAGATCCTTCCATTGCCAAAGCTATTCACGCAACTATCCAAAATAGTCAAGGTGTGCTTGTAAATAGCCTACGCAAACACAGCGGGTGGTTCCCGTGTCCCGATAATTTATTTGCAACAACAAGATAACAAAGCTCCTTCAGCAATAGAAGCGATCTTACTGGCTTCTACAGAAAGAGTGCTCTCGGCTTGGCAAACTTCGTAAGATTGATCGTCTTTTCCCTGCTCGTGTGAAAATCCAAGAACACACGAAGATGCAGAAGTAATCCTTTGAAGCGCTTTTTTTATTTCTTCAGTATTGCTATCGGTAGTCAATAGTGTGATTGTATGCGACATAATTGTACCCTCATCTATTTCTTTTACTTATAGAAACAAAAAATTTTTTACAATTTCTTTCCCTCACTCTTTTTTTAAAGGAGAGAAAATCTGGAACTATTTATCTCGCGTTTGAGAAAAGGTTTTTGAGACTTTATTTTTACTCAAAATATCTCTATTGCTAACTATAAGAATTAGCATCTCCTTGGATTGTTTATGATTTTACCTCAGTATTCTTCATCATTGAAGGCGGGAGCTGCTCTACTTTTTTTCTTTTCGATATTGCATACATTTCTTACGCCTTGGTTGTTTAGTCAGTGCCAACTGTATCAACATAAAAAGATGGTGTTTCCTGAACGGTGGAAGAAATATCTTTGGTTAAGCGAATTCTATCGATTGGTAAGTAGAGTTGAGCTGGTTTTCGTCCTTTGGGCGGCTCCTCTATTTTTATGGTTTCTCTATTCCGAGGGATATAGAGTGACCATGAGTTATTTCAATAGCAGGAATTACGTGTTTTCCTTGTTTATTGTTATTATGCTAATTCTTCTTGAATCCCGACCCATTGTATATTTCTCAGAACGTATTTTTTCAAATATTGCAAAAATAGGGAAACAGTCCCCACGATGCTGGTGGTGGACCCTAATGATAGCTTCGCCACTATCTTCTGTGCTCCTTAAAGAAACGGGAGCTATGATTATCGCCTCAACATTGCTTGTGAGGAATTTTTATAAGTTCTCCCCATCTCCACGTTTTGCTTACGCTACAATGGGATTACTGTTTTCTAATATTTCTATAGGGGGATTAACATCAGCTCTATCTTCCAGAGCCTTGTTTATTATTCTACCCTCAGTAAAATGGGGAAATGGCTTTATTCTAAAATATTTCTGTTGGAAATCTATACTTGCCATTTTGCTGTCGACAACTATCTACTATCTTATTTTCCGAAAGGAATTTAATAATTTTCCTAGGGTTGTTACTAACCCCTCTATGATGAATGAACGTGTACCGAAATGGATTATCTGTGTACATATTGTTCTTGTAGGCTCTGTAATACTGGCTCGATCTAT
Encoded here:
- the glgA gene encoding glycogen synthase GlgA, with product MKIIQAAVEFAPFIKAGGLGDAVYSLSKALSASHDVEVLLPFYPCIFPTVSSQVIDEKVFAYEFLGRQHASSISYSYEGMILTVITLDSQLELFSTSTIYTQDDTLRFSAFSAAAAAYIQKLNHVDIVHMHDWHTGLLPGLLKEPNRQHYPKRIFTIHNFSYRGYCSTQLLGASGISEFGLSNYQLFRDPQVSVLLKGALYCSDYITTVSPTYAQDILHDYSDYEMHDAIMARRHVFRGILNGIDDNIWNPETDSSLVANYGKNLLDSPEILFTKKEENKVALYEKLGMSPEHSPLLCIISRIVEQKGPEFMKAAILHAMENGYAFILVGKCYDEETQRKFSNLQESLTMSPNVRIILDYNEPLARLLYGAADMLCIPSHFEPCGLTQLIGMRYGTVPLARATGGLADTVTPGINGFTFSHADNFNDFFRMLSQAVTTYRHEPDVWFQLVEEGMLRSSGLSTMAMHYLEIYNSLL
- the rbp7 gene encoding reticulate body protein Rbp-7; protein product: MSHTITLLTTDSNTEEIKKALQRITSASSCVLGFSHEQGKDDQSYEVCQAESTLSVEASKIASIAEGALLSCCCK
- the ispE gene encoding 4-(cytidine 5'-diphospho)-2-C-methyl-D-erythritol kinase: MDLFSPAKLNLFLKLHGKTSHGFHEMTTQYQVIDFGDNLYLESSNEDSLVCNLPELNTPQNLIWKSLQVFRDYTQIRSPVAWRLHKRIPIGAGVGGGSSNAATALYALNEHFQTQLPNSVLQELGKKIGMDVPLFFSSGSAIGVGCGEKILPYKDCKREERFVLYFSDQGVLTKDAFSYVRSEDFSQREENISLYKKENDLEKSVFRFRRDLEEKKQMLKKMWSPFHAHVCMSGAGATLFVSYPRKLEIDPSIAKAIHATIQNSQGVLVNSLRKHSGWFPCPDNLFATTR
- the rplI gene encoding 50S ribosomal protein L9, whose protein sequence is MKQQLLLLEDVDGLGRSGDIVTARPGYVRNYLLPQKKAIIAGAGTLRLQAKLKEERLLRAAEDRAESEKLAELLKDLVLEFQVRVDPDNNMYGSVTISDIIAEAAKKNVILTRKNFPNAHYAIKNLGKKSVPLKLKEGVTATLFVEVSSESAYIAVLNQQSSQEQTVAAEELE
- a CDS encoding putative Na+/H+ antiporter, which translates into the protein MILPQYSSSLKAGAALLFFFSILHTFLTPWLFSQCQLYQHKKMVFPERWKKYLWLSEFYRLVSRVELVFVLWAAPLFLWFLYSEGYRVTMSYFNSRNYVFSLFIVIMLILLESRPIVYFSERIFSNIAKIGKQSPRCWWWTLMIASPLSSVLLKETGAMIIASTLLVRNFYKFSPSPRFAYATMGLLFSNISIGGLTSALSSRALFIILPSVKWGNGFILKYFCWKSILAILLSTTIYYLIFRKEFNNFPRVVTNPSMMNERVPKWIICVHIVLVGSVILARSIPLIMAAILIFYLGFQKFTIFYQHSINISKVCFVGLFYAGLVIFGELQEWWVLELMHRMSDFGYMITSYTLSIFLDNALVNYLVHNLPVATDCFLYLVIVGCMSAGGLTIISNMPNVVGYLILKPSFPALSSSLGWLFLFALGPSIISLMIFWFLRDVPEFVYCFFR
- the rpsF gene encoding 30S ribosomal protein S6 → MKEKTTQLYEGAYVFSVTLSEEARRKALEKVTSGIINYGGEILKIHDQGRKKLAYTIRGAREGYYYLIYFSVVPGVIAELWKEYHLNEDLLRFLTLKTDAVKEVLEFASLPE
- the rpsR gene encoding 30S ribosomal protein S18, which codes for MNKPVHNNEHRRKRFNKKCPFVSAGWKTIDYKDTETLKKFITERGKILPRRITGVSSRFQGILTLAIKRARHIGFLPFVGED
- the pth gene encoding aminoacyl-tRNA hydrolase, which produces MTMLVVAIGNPGRQYTWTRHNIGFLCADRLLQEFSGVHFKETPKLFSDIAKVESSQGTVIFIKPRTYVNLSGKAVLAVKEYYNIATDRILVLADDVNQPFGKVRLRQSAGGGGHKGIKSITQSLGSNDYWQLRLGVGRPQREDVELSDFVLGQFTEEEQIGIQSLFIEAWALFSQWCSGTQTA
- a CDS encoding 50S ribosomal protein L25/general stress protein Ctc, translated to MELVVTSRETDKKSLLKKIRQTGGIPAVIYSGGKSVANIVVDAHVFSKFLSGLESGALSSTIFSLSYEGRIIRALVKDIQYQVTTYQVIHLDFEELIEDRDVKLNIPIRCINAVDCVGVKLGGSLRQVIRALRVVCKPKDIVPFLELDVRSLGLSQTRKLSDINIPAGLRPITPLKEVVVTVSRR